Proteins found in one Mesorhizobium sp. CAU 1732 genomic segment:
- a CDS encoding carbohydrate ABC transporter permease yields MAGAGADSSAEPSGPRPRKTLSRRNIFLYGTLFVVSAYYLLPLYVMIVTSLKGMPEIRLGNIFSPPVEITFEPWVKAWAEACTGLNCDGLSRGFWNSVRITVPSVVLSIAIASVNGYALANWRFKGADLFFTILIFGAFIPYQVMLYPIVIILREMGLYGGLYGLVIVHCIFGMPILTLLFRNYFTSLPEELFKAARVDGAGFLGIFFKIMLPMSMPIFVVAIIIQVTGIWNDFLFGVVYTRPEYYPMTVQLNNIVNSVMGVKEYNVNMAATLLTGIVPLTIYFISGKLFVRGIAAGAVKG; encoded by the coding sequence ATGGCCGGGGCGGGCGCCGATTCGTCGGCAGAGCCAAGCGGCCCGCGTCCGCGCAAGACCCTGTCGCGCCGAAACATCTTTCTCTACGGCACCCTGTTCGTCGTGTCGGCCTATTACCTGCTGCCGCTCTACGTGATGATCGTCACGTCGCTGAAAGGCATGCCGGAAATCCGCCTCGGCAATATCTTCTCGCCGCCCGTCGAGATCACGTTCGAGCCGTGGGTGAAGGCTTGGGCCGAGGCGTGCACGGGCCTCAATTGCGACGGGCTCAGCCGAGGTTTCTGGAACTCGGTGCGGATCACCGTCCCTTCTGTCGTGCTGTCGATCGCGATCGCGTCCGTCAACGGCTACGCGCTCGCCAACTGGCGTTTCAAGGGCGCTGATCTATTCTTCACGATCCTGATCTTCGGCGCGTTCATTCCCTATCAGGTGATGCTCTATCCGATCGTCATCATCCTGCGCGAAATGGGCCTCTATGGCGGGCTCTACGGGCTGGTCATCGTGCATTGCATCTTCGGCATGCCGATCCTGACCCTGCTCTTCCGCAACTATTTCACGTCGCTGCCCGAAGAGCTGTTCAAGGCGGCGCGCGTCGACGGGGCCGGATTCTTGGGCATCTTCTTCAAGATCATGCTGCCCATGTCGATGCCGATCTTCGTCGTCGCCATCATCATCCAGGTGACGGGCATCTGGAACGACTTCCTGTTCGGCGTCGTCTACACGCGCCCCGAATATTACCCGATGACGGTCCAGCTCAACAACATCGTCAACTCGGTGATGGGCGTGAAGGAATACAACGTCAACATGGCGGCGACGCTGCTCACGGGCATCGTACCGCTCACCATCTACTTCATCTCCGGCAAACTCTTCGTGCGTGGCATCGCCGCGGGCGCGGTCAAAGGTTGA
- a CDS encoding ABC transporter ATP-binding protein, translated as MASVIVRDVSLNFGSVEVLKKLNIEVDKGEFLVLLGPSGCGKSTLLNCIAGLLDVSDGQIHISGKNVTWHEPKDRGIGMVFQSYALYPQMTVEGNLSFGLKNAGLPKDEIARRIKRASEILQIEPLLKRKPSALSGGQRQRVAIGRALVRDVDVFLFDEPLSNLDAKLRSELRVEIKRLHQKLENTMIYVTHDQIEAMTLADRIAVMRGGIIQQLDTPQAIYSRPVNLFVAGFIGSPGMNFIEGTIEERDGGPVFVTPDIEVPLGTYPFQSAARPSGRVVLGVRPEHVGLNSGDGWPFAETVKVDVVEPMGSDTLVWTKLAGRDFSIRAASERAPNVDDDVTIGFDPMRASLFDATSGERI; from the coding sequence ATGGCCAGTGTCATCGTTCGCGACGTATCGCTCAATTTCGGATCGGTCGAGGTCCTCAAGAAGCTGAACATCGAGGTCGACAAGGGCGAGTTTCTCGTTCTCCTCGGACCGTCCGGCTGTGGGAAATCCACGCTGCTCAACTGCATTGCGGGCCTTCTCGACGTCTCCGACGGGCAGATCCACATCAGCGGCAAAAACGTCACCTGGCACGAGCCCAAGGATCGCGGCATCGGCATGGTGTTCCAGTCCTATGCGCTCTATCCGCAGATGACGGTGGAGGGGAACCTGTCCTTCGGCCTCAAGAATGCAGGCCTGCCGAAGGACGAGATCGCCCGGCGCATCAAGCGCGCCTCGGAAATCCTCCAGATCGAGCCCCTCCTGAAACGCAAGCCGTCCGCATTGTCGGGCGGGCAGCGCCAGCGCGTCGCGATCGGCCGCGCTCTGGTGCGCGACGTCGACGTGTTCCTGTTCGACGAGCCGCTGTCGAACCTCGACGCCAAGCTGCGCTCCGAATTGCGCGTCGAGATCAAACGCCTGCACCAGAAGCTCGAGAACACGATGATCTACGTCACGCACGACCAGATCGAGGCGATGACGCTGGCCGACCGCATCGCGGTCATGCGCGGCGGCATCATCCAGCAGCTCGACACCCCGCAGGCGATCTACTCGCGTCCGGTCAACCTCTTCGTCGCCGGCTTCATCGGCTCGCCCGGCATGAACTTCATCGAGGGCACGATCGAGGAGCGCGATGGCGGCCCGGTCTTCGTGACGCCAGACATTGAGGTGCCGCTGGGGACATATCCGTTCCAGTCCGCGGCGAGGCCGTCCGGCCGCGTGGTGCTGGGCGTCCGCCCCGAGCATGTCGGCCTGAATTCGGGCGACGGCTGGCCCTTCGCGGAAACCGTCAAGGTCGATGTCGTGGAGCCGATGGGCTCCGACACGCTGGTCTGGACGAAGCTTGCCGGCCGGGATTTTTCCATCCGGGCAGCCTCGGAGCGTGCGCCCAACGTGGATGACGACGTCACGATCGGCTTCGATCCCATGCGCGCTTCACTCTTCGACGCAACCAGCGGCGAACGCATCTGA
- a CDS encoding sugar phosphate isomerase/epimerase — MNWSFQLYSARNFQPWEDVLTMVSTAGYTQVEGFGGLYDDPAALRAQLDANGLSMPTGHFSLDMLEGDFATARKIAETLGIGTLICPHIDAKARPSGREGWRGFGRRLAAVQENCRKAGLRFAWHNHDFEFVPAEDGAIPQKEILDAAPEIGWEIDVAWVVRGGGDPLAWIDDYASRIVAAHVKDIAKPGEKADEDGWEDVGHGTMDWRAIMTALREKTPAKVFVMEHDNPSDVARFARRSIDAANGF, encoded by the coding sequence ATGAACTGGTCATTCCAACTCTATTCCGCACGCAACTTCCAGCCATGGGAAGACGTGCTCACAATGGTATCCACAGCCGGCTACACCCAGGTCGAGGGTTTCGGCGGGCTCTATGACGACCCCGCCGCGCTGCGGGCGCAGCTTGACGCCAACGGGCTCTCGATGCCCACCGGCCATTTCTCGCTCGACATGCTGGAAGGCGACTTCGCGACCGCACGCAAGATCGCCGAGACGCTCGGCATCGGAACGCTGATCTGCCCGCACATCGATGCCAAAGCGCGCCCGTCCGGCAGGGAGGGCTGGCGCGGTTTTGGCAGGCGTCTCGCGGCGGTCCAGGAGAACTGCCGCAAGGCGGGGCTCCGTTTCGCCTGGCACAACCACGATTTCGAGTTCGTGCCCGCCGAAGACGGTGCGATCCCGCAGAAGGAAATCCTCGACGCAGCGCCCGAGATCGGCTGGGAGATCGACGTCGCCTGGGTCGTGCGCGGCGGCGGTGACCCGCTCGCGTGGATCGACGACTACGCCTCGCGCATCGTCGCGGCCCATGTGAAGGACATCGCCAAACCCGGCGAGAAGGCGGACGAGGACGGCTGGGAAGATGTCGGCCACGGCACGATGGACTGGCGCGCGATCATGACGGCACTGCGCGAGAAGACGCCGGCGAAGGTCTTCGTCATGGAGCACGACAATCCGAGCGACGTTGCCCGGTTTGCGCGCCGCTCGATCGATGCGGCGAACGGCTTCTAG
- a CDS encoding Gfo/Idh/MocA family oxidoreductase: MARKLGVGIIGCGNISAAYLNLAPLFKGVEMRACADIDVKAAQARAKEFGVRAETVDGLLGATDIDIVVNLTIPAAHYAVSKSILDAGKHVYSEKPFVLSVREGLDLKKRAEKKGLRIGSAPDTFLGGAHQLVRSLIDTGKVGRITSGTCYVMSHGMEHWHPNPDFFFAPGGGPILDLGPYYISNLVQLIGPVRRVAALASIPAKERTITSKPRYGQKVPVTTPTTIHALMEFENGAAITFNASWDVWKHGHAPIELYGEEGTIFVPDPNFFGGDVQFTNRADPEKKMPKWDHAFAVPNQQHGEGMMANYRASGLADMALGIIEDRPHRCSLDMSLHVIDVMTGILKSGETGRFVAMQTTCERPEALSPAQAKTMLVKRK, translated from the coding sequence ATGGCCAGGAAACTCGGCGTCGGCATCATCGGCTGCGGCAACATTTCCGCCGCCTATCTCAACCTCGCGCCGCTCTTCAAGGGCGTCGAGATGCGGGCCTGCGCGGACATCGACGTGAAGGCGGCGCAGGCGCGCGCGAAGGAGTTCGGCGTTCGCGCCGAAACCGTCGATGGCCTGCTTGGAGCCACAGATATCGACATCGTCGTCAATCTGACGATTCCGGCGGCGCACTACGCGGTGTCGAAGTCGATCCTCGATGCCGGCAAGCACGTCTATTCGGAAAAACCCTTCGTGCTGTCGGTCAGGGAAGGGCTCGACCTGAAGAAGCGCGCGGAAAAGAAGGGCCTTCGGATAGGCTCGGCGCCCGACACCTTCCTCGGCGGCGCGCACCAGCTCGTGCGCAGCCTGATCGATACCGGCAAGGTCGGGCGCATCACCAGCGGCACCTGCTACGTGATGAGCCACGGCATGGAGCACTGGCACCCGAACCCGGACTTCTTCTTCGCGCCCGGAGGCGGTCCGATCCTCGATCTCGGGCCGTATTACATCTCGAACCTCGTCCAGCTCATCGGGCCGGTCAGACGCGTCGCGGCACTCGCCTCGATCCCGGCAAAGGAGCGCACCATCACCTCGAAGCCACGCTATGGCCAGAAGGTGCCGGTCACGACGCCGACGACGATCCACGCTCTGATGGAGTTCGAGAACGGTGCCGCGATCACCTTCAACGCGAGCTGGGATGTCTGGAAGCACGGCCACGCGCCGATCGAGCTCTATGGCGAGGAGGGAACGATCTTCGTGCCCGACCCGAACTTTTTTGGCGGGGACGTCCAGTTCACGAACAGGGCCGATCCGGAGAAGAAGATGCCGAAATGGGACCATGCCTTCGCGGTTCCGAACCAGCAGCACGGCGAGGGCATGATGGCGAATTATCGCGCGTCGGGGCTTGCCGACATGGCGCTCGGCATCATCGAGGATCGCCCGCACCGCTGCTCGCTCGACATGTCGCTGCATGTGATCGACGTGATGACCGGCATCCTGAAATCCGGCGAGACGGGCAGGTTCGTGGCGATGCAGACGACCTGCGAACGCCCCGAGGCGCTGTCGCCCGCGCAGGCGAAGACTATGCTGGTGAAGCGGAAATAA
- the mgrA gene encoding L-glyceraldehyde 3-phosphate reductase, translating into MTYTPAENRYAEMTYNRCGRSGLKLPAISLGLWHNFGGDTPHETKRAICRKAFDLGITHFDLANNYGPPPGSAETAFGELLRTDFAGYRDEMIISTKAGYNMWAGPYGEWGSRKYVLASLDQSLKRMGLDYVDIFYSHRFDPETPLEETMMALDHAVRSGKALYAGLSSYNSKRTREAVAILKQLGTPCLIHQPSYSMINRWVEEDGLLDTLDDLGVGSIVFSPLAQGMLTTKYLKGVPDDARAAQGKSLRPEFLNEKTLANIRALNDIAERRGQTLAQMALAWVLRGDRVTTALIGASRPEQVEDCVGALVNRNFSDAELAEIDTYAKDADINLWAASAERKGPVRK; encoded by the coding sequence ATGACCTATACGCCTGCCGAGAACCGCTACGCCGAGATGACCTACAACCGATGCGGTCGCTCGGGCCTGAAGCTGCCGGCGATCTCGCTTGGCCTGTGGCACAATTTCGGCGGCGACACACCGCACGAGACCAAGCGCGCCATCTGCCGCAAGGCGTTTGATCTCGGCATCACGCATTTCGATCTCGCCAACAATTACGGCCCGCCGCCCGGTTCGGCCGAGACCGCATTCGGCGAACTCCTGCGCACCGATTTCGCCGGCTATCGCGACGAGATGATCATCTCGACCAAGGCCGGCTACAATATGTGGGCCGGTCCCTATGGCGAGTGGGGCAGCCGCAAATACGTGCTCGCTTCGCTCGACCAGAGCCTGAAGCGCATGGGGCTCGACTATGTCGATATCTTCTATTCGCACCGCTTCGACCCCGAGACTCCGCTCGAAGAGACGATGATGGCGCTCGATCACGCGGTGCGCTCAGGCAAGGCACTCTATGCCGGCCTGTCATCCTACAATTCGAAGCGCACGCGAGAGGCGGTAGCGATCCTGAAACAGCTCGGCACGCCGTGCCTGATCCATCAGCCCAGCTATTCGATGATCAACCGCTGGGTCGAGGAGGACGGTCTTCTCGACACGCTGGATGATCTCGGCGTCGGCTCCATCGTGTTTTCGCCGCTGGCGCAGGGCATGCTGACGACGAAGTACCTCAAGGGCGTGCCGGACGACGCGCGCGCCGCGCAGGGCAAGTCGCTGCGGCCTGAATTCCTCAACGAGAAGACCCTCGCCAACATCCGCGCCCTCAACGATATCGCCGAGCGGCGCGGCCAGACGCTCGCCCAGATGGCATTGGCCTGGGTGCTGCGCGGCGACCGCGTGACGACGGCGTTGATCGGCGCCAGCCGGCCCGAACAGGTCGAGGACTGCGTCGGCGCGCTCGTCAACCGCAACTTCAGCGACGCCGAACTGGCCGAGATCGACACCTATGCGAAGGATGCCGACATCAATCTCTGGGCCGCATCGGCGGAGCGCAAGGGACCGGTGAGGAAGTAG
- a CDS encoding glycoside hydrolase family 43 protein has product MIRNPILPGFNPDPSICRVGADYYIATSTFEWYPGVQIHHSTDLVNWRLVKRPLDRASQLDMRGNPDSGGIWAPCLSYAEGLFWLVYTDVKRLDGSFKDSHNYIVTAPAIEGPWSDPVHVNSSGFDPSLFHDDDGRKWFMNMLWNHISSGVGGQPKHPSFAGILLQEYDPRTRSLIGEARNIFHGSAHGLVEGPHVFKRDGWYYLTTAEGGTGYGHAVTMARSRALDGPYEMHPLTHVITSKDAPEAQLQRAGHGQLVETPEGEFYHTHLCSRPLPGIRRSPLGRETAIQKCVWKEDGWLYLEQGGQIPDVDVAAPRGAGEREPLPTTVRHDFDDHKLPLDFQWLRTPDWERLFSLSERPGFLRLFGRESIGSWYEQALVARRQEDIDFRAETELDFQPSTFQQAAGLTHYYNRHKFHFLAVTHDARLGRVLTVMSCPGDWPDGRLIVPLAEPIPLPGGGPVGLAAEVRGAELVFSCRVDGKWVQVGPVLDASVISDEGGRGEHGSFTGAFVGMLAFDTSGSGALADFDWFSYERGPLA; this is encoded by the coding sequence ATGATCCGCAATCCCATCCTGCCGGGCTTCAATCCCGATCCGTCGATCTGCAGGGTGGGCGCAGACTACTACATCGCGACGTCCACCTTCGAATGGTATCCCGGCGTCCAGATCCATCATTCCACCGATCTGGTGAACTGGCGGCTGGTGAAGCGGCCGCTCGACCGGGCGAGCCAGCTCGACATGCGTGGCAACCCGGATTCCGGCGGCATTTGGGCGCCGTGCCTGTCTTATGCGGAGGGCCTGTTCTGGCTGGTCTATACCGACGTGAAGCGCCTCGACGGGTCGTTCAAGGACAGCCACAATTACATCGTGACCGCGCCTGCGATCGAGGGTCCATGGTCGGACCCGGTGCATGTGAATTCGTCCGGCTTCGACCCGTCGCTGTTCCACGACGACGACGGCCGCAAATGGTTCATGAACATGCTCTGGAACCACATCTCGTCCGGCGTCGGCGGGCAGCCGAAGCACCCGTCCTTCGCCGGCATCCTGCTGCAGGAATACGACCCGCGCACCAGATCGCTCATTGGTGAGGCGCGCAACATCTTCCACGGCAGCGCGCACGGGCTGGTCGAAGGTCCGCACGTGTTCAAGCGCGACGGCTGGTACTATCTGACGACGGCGGAGGGCGGCACCGGCTACGGTCATGCCGTCACCATGGCGCGGTCGCGGGCGCTGGACGGTCCCTACGAGATGCATCCGCTGACGCATGTGATCACGTCGAAGGACGCGCCGGAGGCACAATTGCAGCGCGCGGGGCATGGCCAGTTGGTCGAGACGCCGGAGGGCGAGTTCTACCACACGCATCTCTGCTCACGTCCGCTGCCGGGCATCAGGCGATCGCCGCTCGGTCGCGAGACCGCGATCCAGAAATGCGTCTGGAAAGAGGATGGCTGGCTCTATCTGGAACAGGGCGGGCAAATTCCGGATGTGGACGTGGCGGCACCGCGGGGTGCGGGCGAGCGCGAGCCGCTGCCGACGACGGTCCGTCACGATTTCGACGATCACAAGCTGCCGCTTGATTTCCAGTGGTTGCGCACGCCGGACTGGGAGCGCCTGTTTTCCCTGTCCGAGCGTCCCGGATTCCTGCGGCTGTTCGGGCGTGAATCCATCGGAAGTTGGTACGAGCAGGCGCTTGTCGCACGCCGCCAGGAAGACATCGACTTTCGTGCCGAGACCGAGCTCGATTTCCAGCCATCGACCTTCCAGCAGGCGGCCGGCCTGACGCATTACTACAACCGCCACAAGTTCCACTTCCTGGCAGTGACGCATGATGCGCGGTTGGGGCGCGTGCTGACGGTCATGAGTTGCCCCGGCGACTGGCCGGATGGGCGGCTTATAGTCCCGCTTGCCGAGCCGATCCCGTTGCCCGGCGGCGGTCCGGTCGGGCTCGCGGCGGAGGTTCGGGGAGCGGAACTGGTCTTCTCCTGTCGCGTGGATGGCAAATGGGTGCAGGTCGGCCCGGTGCTGGACGCCAGCGTCATCTCCGACGAGGGCGGGCGTGGCGAGCACGGCTCGTTCACCGGCGCCTTCGTCGGCATGCTGGCCTTCGACACGAGCGGCAGCGGCGCGCTCGCCGATTTCGACTGGTTCTCGTATGAGCGCGGGCCGCTGGCATGA
- a CDS encoding sugar phosphate isomerase/epimerase: MPSTMKGPGIFLAQFAGDEEPFNSLASVAEWAGDLGYKGIQVPSGDARFMDLEKAASSKDYCDELKGVCAEAGVEITELSTHTQGQLVAVHPAYDAQFDGFAPKAVHGNPKARQEWAVEQMKLAAKASKNLGLKACVSFTGSLAFPYLYPWPQRPAGLVKEAFGELGRRWKPIMDAYEDADCDLAFELHPGEDAFDGATFEMLLDAVGDHKRCTINYDPSHFLLQQLDYLAFIDIYHERIAAFHVKDAEFNPSGRQGVYSGYQGWVERAGRFRSLGDGQVDFVGIFSKLAQYGYDRWAVLEWECALKNSEDGAAEGAPFIEHHIIRVTDKAFDDFAGSDVDRAALRKMMGIV; this comes from the coding sequence ATGCCATCCACCATGAAGGGACCGGGTATCTTCCTCGCGCAATTCGCCGGCGACGAAGAGCCATTCAACTCGCTGGCGTCGGTTGCCGAATGGGCGGGCGACCTCGGCTACAAAGGTATTCAGGTGCCGTCCGGCGACGCGCGCTTCATGGACCTCGAAAAGGCCGCGTCCTCGAAAGACTATTGCGACGAGCTGAAAGGCGTTTGCGCCGAGGCCGGCGTCGAGATCACCGAACTGTCGACCCATACGCAGGGCCAGCTCGTCGCGGTTCATCCTGCCTATGACGCGCAGTTCGACGGTTTCGCGCCGAAGGCGGTGCATGGCAATCCGAAGGCGCGTCAGGAATGGGCTGTTGAGCAGATGAAGCTCGCGGCAAAGGCGTCGAAGAATCTCGGCCTCAAGGCCTGCGTGTCCTTCACCGGCTCGCTCGCCTTTCCTTATCTCTACCCGTGGCCGCAGCGCCCGGCGGGGCTGGTCAAAGAGGCGTTCGGCGAACTCGGCCGGCGCTGGAAGCCGATCATGGATGCCTATGAGGATGCCGATTGCGATCTCGCCTTCGAGTTGCATCCGGGCGAAGACGCCTTCGACGGCGCGACGTTCGAGATGCTGCTGGATGCGGTCGGCGATCACAAGCGCTGCACGATCAATTACGATCCGTCGCATTTCCTGCTTCAGCAGCTCGATTATCTCGCCTTCATCGATATCTATCACGAGCGCATCGCCGCCTTCCATGTGAAGGATGCCGAGTTCAATCCGAGCGGGCGTCAGGGCGTCTATTCCGGCTATCAGGGTTGGGTCGAGCGCGCGGGGCGGTTCCGCTCGCTGGGCGACGGGCAGGTCGATTTCGTCGGCATCTTCTCCAAACTGGCGCAGTATGGCTACGACCGCTGGGCCGTTCTGGAGTGGGAATGCGCGCTGAAAAATTCCGAGGACGGAGCGGCCGAGGGCGCGCCCTTCATCGAGCATCACATCATCCGTGTCACCGACAAGGCGTTCGACGATTTCGCGGGGTCGGATGTCGACCGCGCGGCGCTGCGCAAGATGATGGGGATCGTCTAG
- the rpe gene encoding ribulose-phosphate 3-epimerase, protein MASPTIIAPSVLSADFSKLGDEVEAVVAAGADWIHLDVMDGHFVPNITFGPQIIKSIRNRTDKVFDCHLMISPTDAYLAAFADAGCDIITVHAEAGPHLDRSLQAIKALGKKAGVSLNPSTPENVIEYVLDRLDLVLLMTVNPGFGGQAFIPAVVEKVCRVKALIGDRPIDIEIDGGVTPETAPLVTKAGANVLVAGSAVFKGDSTDAYAKNIAAIRNAADAAVGRLV, encoded by the coding sequence ATGGCCAGCCCCACCATTATCGCACCGTCCGTCCTGTCGGCGGATTTCTCGAAGCTCGGCGACGAGGTCGAGGCGGTCGTGGCGGCGGGCGCGGACTGGATCCATCTCGACGTGATGGACGGCCATTTCGTGCCGAACATCACCTTTGGCCCGCAGATCATCAAGTCGATCCGCAACCGGACGGACAAGGTGTTCGACTGCCATCTGATGATTTCGCCGACCGATGCCTATCTGGCCGCCTTCGCGGATGCGGGTTGTGACATCATCACGGTTCACGCCGAAGCCGGCCCGCATCTCGACCGCTCGTTGCAGGCGATCAAGGCGCTCGGCAAGAAGGCTGGCGTTTCGCTCAATCCCTCGACGCCCGAAAACGTCATCGAATACGTGCTCGACCGGCTCGACCTGGTGCTTCTGATGACCGTCAATCCCGGCTTCGGCGGCCAGGCGTTCATCCCGGCGGTCGTCGAGAAGGTCTGCCGCGTGAAAGCGCTGATCGGCGACCGGCCGATCGACATCGAGATCGACGGCGGCGTGACGCCCGAGACCGCACCACTCGTCACCAAGGCAGGCGCAAACGTGCTGGTGGCAGGCTCAGCGGTGTTCAAGGGCGACTCGACGGACGCCTATGCGAAGAACATCGCGGCGATCAGGAATGCGGCTGACGCGGCGGTCGGGCGTCTGGTCTGA
- a CDS encoding macro domain-containing protein, protein MIEFVAGNLLDAEEDYIAQGVAEGNQEGLGTGLALKISRRWPDVQIAFKKHARSGRFNGGDIWILSPGGERPGFVYLATQPDMYHATLPYLRRALKNLSRWSAKHGIGSVALPKIGAGLGKLSWDTDVRPLMVELLTGGSTRFVVYEIFREEFER, encoded by the coding sequence ATGATCGAGTTCGTGGCGGGAAATCTGCTGGACGCGGAAGAAGACTACATCGCCCAAGGCGTGGCGGAAGGAAATCAGGAAGGGCTCGGAACCGGCCTTGCCCTCAAGATATCCCGCCGCTGGCCGGACGTGCAAATCGCGTTCAAGAAGCACGCCAGGTCAGGGCGTTTCAACGGCGGAGACATCTGGATTTTGTCGCCGGGCGGTGAACGTCCGGGTTTCGTCTATCTCGCGACACAGCCGGATATGTATCACGCGACGCTTCCCTACCTTCGCCGCGCGCTCAAGAACCTGTCGCGCTGGTCCGCCAAACATGGAATAGGCTCGGTCGCCCTGCCCAAGATCGGTGCGGGCCTCGGCAAACTGTCATGGGATACCGACGTCCGGCCGCTCATGGTCGAACTTCTGACAGGCGGATCGACGCGTTTCGTTGTCTACGAGATTTTTCGCGAAGAATTCGAGCGTTAG